The Negativicutes bacterium DNA segment GCAGTGGATATTCCACAAAGATGCAGGCTAAGCTCAAAATAGAAGAATTCTATCTGATTGATAAATTTACATTTGCAAGGGATGACTTTGCCACCTTCGGGTGGCTTTTTGTCGCTTGAGGGTGATTATTTGACGCTTACGTCGGTCCGAATGCAAAGCGCAGGAGCAGCGTTGTTACCAGTGCAGGGTGTATTTATTGATTGCTCCGCCAGGATTTCGTTCAGGCTCGCGCCAGGAAATGACAGCAATCAACTGTTTGGCATTTCCTGCCAAACTATTTTATGCTTCTCTGTTGACAGATCACGATCCGTAGATTATAATGACTTTATAGGTCATCAGACTGTAATTCCTGTAAAACGACAAAGTTCACAGTATTTCTTCAAGGCAAGAGCTATTTTGCTACCGTCCCCGCAAGACCAGCCTGAACGTTAAAAAGTCTCTGCCCGAACCCCCCAGTAGCGAAATCTGCGTCACTGTTCCTAGGAATTGCCCATTGGAAAACTATGATGTTGCGAACAAAAAAACCAGACTCCGATGTTACGATCGTTAAACTCAGGTTTGCCATATCTCTAAATGAACGAAGACAATAGAAAGGAAGTATTAAATCATGCCGGATCCCAGCCAACCAATCGAAAAAAAAGATGCTCTCAAAACAGAGAAAGATAAGGATGCTGAACTCGTAATCGGTGCCCTGCGGACTTCCGAATTTATCCGGGACGACACGGATCCGATTGCCGCACCCAGTATGGAAAGGGTAGCGGAGAATAGCCAGCACAGCCATAATCATTCTGAAGAAGAGGAAGAAGAAGAAAAAGAAGAAGACATCAACGAAGCTTTCTATGATGTAGCAAATAATCTGGAAATCAAGGTGCCAATCGCCTCCATGGAAAATTCCTATACCGAGCCGAACGCACGCTTTCCGCAGGAACCCGATCAGGCTGTCGATGCAGAAAACCAGCGTTTGCCCGATGTTCAAGACAAATCAAGCAAATCCGCCGAAACGGAAGAAATCGATGATGAAGGTCTCTTCCAGGTTCCGGCCGATCCTCTTGAGAATCAATTCAGAGAACCCGTCATCCCGATGGAAGATTGGGTGAGCAGGCCGCCAAAACCGAATAAAAAAACAAAAGAAGAGCCGGAAAATCCTGTTACATAAAGTTTCTGCGTATTAACGAACATACTTTGTCATCACGCCGGGAAAGAAGAGATTGTTTCATAATGATCGCAGCATCAACATGAAATCTTCTCTTCTTTCCTTTTTTTCTGATCGTCACAAGGCCTGTGCCTTTCCCCTGCCCTGCTTCTTGCAGCAAGCTTCAAAAAGCAGAAAATAGTATGCAAGAGATCAAAACAGGACGCTGGCAGCATTTTCAAGGCAATGAATACGAAGGTGATTACCCGGCTAAGCACTCCGAAACGCCGGGGCCGACGATGGTCTTCGGTAAACCAAAGGAGCTGTAGTCAAACGAAAAATTGCTGCAGCTCCGTTGATTTTAGTGATTTTCATTGTTGAGGTTCTCAGCCGCTTTGTTTTGCAGACCGGCGAGCAAACCAGACAGGCGGCTATTGCTGTCCACGACTTGCTGATGCTCCTTGCCCTTGCAGGCCTGTTTACTCTGTTCAACCGCTGCATCGAGGGCGGCGCGGTCCGCTTTCCCCAGTGTTTTCGATATCTTTTTGGCTTGATCCACTAATTCTGCCGCTCTGTTTTTCGCCGTGGCTTCTTCTTTCAATTTTGCTTCTTCCGCCAGATACTGCTGCTGTTCGCGTGTCGCCTGTTCAATTTCTGCCTGGCTCATATTGGATGTGGCGGTGATCACGATACTTTGTTCTTTGCCGGTGCCTAAATCTTTGGCAGAAACACTGACAATTCCATTCACATCGATGCCGAAGGTCACTTCAATTTTCGGTGCGCCGCGCATTGCACGACGAATCCCGCTCAGTCTGAATTTACCAAGCGTCTTGTTGCGGTCAGCTCTCTCGCTTTCACCTTGCAGAACATGAATATCCACGGAGGACTGGAAAGGGGCTGCGGTCGTGTAGATTTCGCTCTTCCTGGTGGGCAGCGTCGTATTGCGCTCGATGATCCTGGAAAAAGCATTCCCCACGGTTTCAACACCCAGGGAAAACGGCGTGACATCCAAAAGCAGCAAACCTTGCACCGCGCCGGACAGTACACCGGCTTGCAGCGAAGCACCGATGGCGACACATTCATCGGGATTAATGCCTTTGAAGGGTTCTTTGCCAATTACCCTTCGGATCGTTTCCTGCACAGCGGGAATCCGGCTGGAGCCTCCCACCAATAAAATCTTATCGATGTCCGAATTGCTCAGACCGGAATCCGCCATCGCCCGGTGTACCGGCAGCATGGTTGCTTCCACCAAATGAGCTGTCAATTCATCAAATTTGGCACGGGTCAGCGTCAGTTCCAGATGCAGAGGTTTTGCGTCCCTGACAGCGAGATACGGTAAATTGATTGTGACTGACATCAACCCGCTCAATTCAATTTTGGCGTTTTCCGCAGCTTCTTTGATGCGCTGCATGGCAGTCGCATCCTGATGCAGATCAACCCGATTGCTTTTCTTGAACTCTGCGATCAGATACTCCGCTATGCAATGATCAAAATCATCGCCGCCAAGATGATTGTTGCCGGCTGTCGCCAGTACCTCAATCACACCGCCGCTGATCTCCAGAATCGAAACATCAAAAGTGCCGCCGCCTAAATCATAGACCAAAACCTTCTGCGCCGCTTCTTTATCGACACCGTAAGCCAGGGCGGCGGCAGTCGGTTCATTGATAATACGCAGAACATTGAGCCCCGCAATTTTGCCTGCATCCTTGGTGGCTTGCCGCTGACCATCGGTAAAATAAGCGGGCACAGTGATCACCGCATCATTGATTTTCTCTCCCAGATAATTTTCAGCATCGATTTTTAATTTCTGTAAAATCATAGCGGAAATTTCCTGCGGCGTATATTGTTTGTCGTCAATTTGAACTCTGAAATCGCCGCCCATTTCCCGTTTTATTGAACTGATTGTGCGCTCATGATTGGTAATTGCCTGACGTTTGGCTGCTTCGCCTACCAGGCGTTCGTTATTTTTGCTGAATGCCACGACCGATGGCGTGGTACGCTTGCCTTCGGCATTGGGAATGATGACAGCTTCTCCCCCTTCCATGACTGCCATACAGGAATTCGTGGTACCCAGATCGATACAGATTACTTTAGACATTTCATTTTCTCCTTAGGTTGACTTCATTGCTCCGAAAAGATTTTCCATTTACGGATATAATTCCAAACGCTCCCGTGATTCAGATTGCTTTGATCCCACAAAATAAGCGATAATTTGTTATGATACACCCTCTGTCCGGTGAGACTGTTACGAATCTTCTAAGACAATAGAAATATTGTTTGACTTTTACAAATTCGCTTTCCGGCAAGAAATCAGCCAGCCGCAAGCAGGCGATCCCCGGCAGGCCGGGAAGCAAAAGTCAGCTCTCTGGCCGCTGCTGCTTTGCAGGATAAAATGCTCAACGCAGAAGAAAACTTTCTGTTCCGACAAAAGCGCGGTTGGGAGCATGATTTCCATTACAGACAAGGTGTTTTGGTTCTCGCTGCCTGGAACGGTGCTCAAGTCGCGGCAGTTGCCGGAACGGACGATCAGACGGAACCTTTGCGGTAAACCGGCACCGGCATACGAGCGGAATCTCTGCTTCAGTACGCGGATCCAACAAAAAACCGTCCGGCCATTTCCTAAACATAGGCCAACGGTTTTATGATCCGCATCGCTTAAATCAGAATACGCACTTTAAATTCGGTTTGACAGGAGGGGCATCTGACGGAATGCGTTCCCGTTTTGCGCGATAAACGCAGAACCTTTTTGCATTTGGGGCAAGTGCGATAGCGATGCGTTTTCACTTCTCTGATTCTGCGCAGGTTCCTCGCCAATTTTATTTGGACTGGCCGCCAGTAATTCAGGAAAAGAGCATTTTCTCTCCGGCGTTTCGTGAGATTTTTTGAAAAAGCTCTGAACAGCAGCAGCGCTAAAATGAGATACATGACAATATTGATAATCTGCGACTGCACCGCCATATTGATTAAGATCAGAAGAAAACTCACTGCCAGCAGACCATAATACAACTGATCAATCCCATAACGGCCATACATGAAATTGGCGATTCTTGCTTTGAATTTATCCATTGTTTTTTCTCCTTTTTATAATGGGGATCCGCAGCATACGGTCATACATAATCTGGTCATACAGAGGCCCAAACACAGATTACCGACCGACGGCATACCATAACCCTGACTCTGCTGTTGATAAACCCGACCGCCATGCTGAATTTGATTCAAAAAAACCTGATACTCAATATTATTCGGTTCCATTTGCACAGCAATCGTAGCATGCTGCAATGCCGTGATCTCATTGCCGATACCGGCATTGGCATTGGCACTATAGTAGAACCAGGCAGCGGTCCTGTCCTTGATTCCGGCCAGTAAATCTAAGGCTTCCTGGTAATAACCGGCTCTGATCCGATTCACGACCGCCTCATATTGAGAAGTATTCTCCTGTGTCTGGCGGTAGCTGTAAGGTCCGTAATTGCCAAATGGATTAAACCCGCCAAACGGATCATAGCGGCCGGAAGAATTGCCGCCATAAGGATTCTGACCCTCCGACCCGTTGCCGCCATTTTGGGGAATATTGCCGTTTTTGATCTGTTCATACGCAACATTGATCTCACTCATTTTTTGGGCTGCTTCCGGGTTGTTTTGGTTTACATCCGGGTGATATTTTCTGGCCAATTGACGGTAGGCTTTGGTGATTTCTTCACTTGAAGCAGTTGGGGAAACGCCAAGTACTTCGTACGGATCGGATGTCATTGTTTCTGTTTCTCCTTTATTTTCCGGTTTGCTATCTCGTATCTTGTCCATACTCCGGAATAGAGTATATTTTCTATCAGGTGCTTATCTTGCTGAATCGGCAAACGTTGATATTTTTCCATGCAGTCAGCCATCAGAAGATTGAGTATTTCCGCCGTGTTTTCCCAAGTTGAGGCAATCAGGGGATTATATCGTTCTTTTTTTATGTCTTCTACTAAATCAAGACTGGCATCCATGATATAAATGAATTTCCCCAATGCCTGCGCGAAGGCGCGTAAGTCCGGCGAAAAGCCGTCTTCCCTCCAGATAAAAACTTCCGCCAGCAATTTGCCGAAACAATTAGCCGGAAGATCCGGGTTCAGCACATTCGCTTTTTCCAGGGCGCTCAGCTCTCGCAGACAGTCTTGGATC contains these protein-coding regions:
- a CDS encoding DUF1653 domain-containing protein produces the protein MQEIKTGRWQHFQGNEYEGDYPAKHSETPGPTMVFGKPKEL
- a CDS encoding DnaJ domain-containing protein codes for the protein MTSDPYEVLGVSPTASSEEITKAYRQLARKYHPDVNQNNPEAAQKMSEINVAYEQIKNGNIPQNGGNGSEGQNPYGGNSSGRYDPFGGFNPFGNYGPYSYRQTQENTSQYEAVVNRIRAGYYQEALDLLAGIKDRTAAWFYYSANANAGIGNEITALQHATIAVQMEPNNIEYQVFLNQIQHGGRVYQQQSQGYGMPSVGNLCLGLCMTRLCMTVCCGSPL